The Candidatus Koribacter versatilis Ellin345 genome has a segment encoding these proteins:
- a CDS encoding TolC family protein — MSGSVVVLKPTGDVLNLSIKDAIQMGLKYNLGVLLSTEGNEAARGAKIRALAELLPNLSARVGGAVQQVSLAQFGFPATLTGGKLVIGPFAYFDARTYLTQSVFNYTALQNNHAADENLKAANLDYRNTRDLVVLVSGASYLQAVAATSRVDAAQAEFTTAKATYDRAVNLHTAGVIPAIDVLRAQVQMQSQQQRLLAAKNDFERSKLSLARVIGLPTAQQFALSDKIPYAPLPPVSFDDELKRAYDNRSDYKAAQARVKAAEDQRKAAVGERIPTVAINGDYGVIGPHFTQANGTFTAAGGINIPIFQGGRARGDITQADALLKQRNSELENLRGQIEYDLRTAFLDVQTAAEQIDVAGSTVKLAHDQLEQSQDRFSAGVADNLEVIQAQQAVAVANENYISSLYAHNFAKLSLVRAVGVAETAVMNFLGGK, encoded by the coding sequence TTGTCCGGCTCCGTGGTTGTGCTCAAGCCCACAGGCGACGTCCTCAACCTCAGCATTAAAGACGCCATTCAGATGGGCCTGAAATACAACCTCGGTGTCCTCCTCTCCACCGAGGGCAATGAGGCCGCTCGTGGCGCGAAGATCCGGGCCCTCGCCGAGCTCCTCCCCAATCTGTCCGCCCGCGTCGGTGGTGCCGTTCAGCAGGTCTCGCTCGCGCAGTTCGGATTTCCCGCGACCCTCACCGGCGGCAAACTCGTCATCGGTCCGTTCGCCTATTTCGACGCGCGTACCTACCTCACGCAAAGCGTCTTCAATTACACAGCGCTTCAGAACAATCACGCTGCCGATGAGAATCTCAAGGCCGCCAATCTCGACTATCGCAACACCCGCGATCTCGTTGTCCTCGTCTCTGGTGCAAGTTATCTGCAAGCTGTCGCCGCCACGTCTCGTGTAGATGCCGCGCAAGCTGAGTTCACAACGGCGAAAGCCACCTACGACCGCGCGGTGAACTTGCATACCGCCGGCGTCATTCCTGCCATCGACGTCCTTCGCGCCCAGGTCCAGATGCAATCGCAGCAGCAACGACTCCTCGCCGCCAAGAACGATTTCGAACGTTCGAAACTAAGCCTCGCTCGCGTCATCGGATTGCCCACCGCGCAGCAGTTTGCTCTTTCCGACAAAATTCCATACGCCCCGCTGCCTCCCGTCAGCTTCGACGACGAGTTGAAGCGCGCCTATGACAATCGCTCCGACTACAAAGCTGCGCAGGCGCGCGTAAAAGCCGCGGAAGATCAGCGCAAAGCCGCAGTCGGCGAGCGCATACCCACCGTCGCCATCAATGGCGATTACGGCGTCATCGGTCCGCACTTCACCCAGGCCAACGGGACCTTCACGGCCGCGGGCGGAATCAACATTCCGATCTTCCAGGGTGGACGCGCGCGCGGAGACATCACGCAAGCTGACGCTCTGCTCAAGCAACGGAACTCGGAGCTCGAGAACTTGCGCGGCCAGATCGAATACGATCTGCGTACCGCATTCCTCGACGTGCAAACCGCCGCCGAGCAGATTGATGTTGCCGGCAGCACCGTAAAGCTCGCGCACGATCAGCTCGAGCAGTCGCAGGACCGGTTCTCAGCCGGCGTTGCGGACAATCTTGAAGTCATCCAGGCCCAGCAGGCCGTCGCCGTTGCCAACGAGAACTACATTTCCAGTCTCTACGCTCATAACTTCGCCAAGCTCTCTTTAGTGCGCGCCGTCGGCGTCGCCGAGACCGCGGTGATGAATTTCCTCGGAGGGAAGTAA
- a CDS encoding DHA2 family efflux MFS transporter permease subunit translates to MSATTAPPGVLATEAGGVREINPWWVTAAVMMAVFMEVLDTTIVNVSLPHIAGNLSASVDESTWVLTSYLVANAIILPMTGWLANHFGRKRILMSSIIGFTLASVACGMAPNLSSLIFFRVVQGATGGGLQPLSQAIMLEAFPGKKRGKAMAIWALGIVVAPMLGPMLGGWITDSYSWRWIFYINLPVGLLATMMSQWFIFDPPYIKRSSDVVDYWGIGFLIVGIGSLQVMLDKGQEDDWFGSHFITTLAVLTVVGLILFIMRELMAEHPIVDLRVFRVRTYATGVFLMTILGFVLYGSTVLIPIWLQTLMGYSSLEAGFAVLPRGLGSFLFMPLVGVLMGFVEPRKLLATGLITAGGSLYFLSLLNTQAGYWDFFWPQLIQGAAMGLLFVPLTTITNDPIAPENMGNATSIFNLMRNIGGSIGIAMTTTIVARSQQLHYNNLVHNMSSYNPKVQQMMAGARGMFMSKGMDAHSAGLQAYHSLWGMVMQQAMMLSFIRAFQILSGLFFICLPLILLMRKPKHNEKGGGGMAH, encoded by the coding sequence GTGTCGGCAACAACTGCGCCTCCGGGCGTTTTGGCAACAGAGGCAGGCGGCGTTCGCGAAATCAATCCGTGGTGGGTAACCGCCGCGGTGATGATGGCCGTTTTCATGGAGGTGCTCGACACCACCATCGTCAACGTGTCGCTGCCGCACATTGCGGGAAATCTCTCCGCCAGCGTTGACGAGTCAACGTGGGTCCTCACCTCGTATCTCGTCGCCAACGCCATCATCCTTCCCATGACGGGATGGCTTGCGAACCACTTCGGCCGCAAGCGCATCCTCATGTCTTCCATCATCGGCTTCACGCTCGCTTCCGTCGCGTGCGGCATGGCGCCAAACCTGTCATCGCTGATCTTCTTCCGCGTCGTGCAAGGCGCCACCGGTGGAGGTCTCCAACCGCTCTCCCAAGCCATCATGCTCGAGGCCTTCCCTGGCAAGAAGCGCGGGAAGGCGATGGCCATCTGGGCCCTCGGCATCGTCGTCGCTCCCATGCTTGGCCCCATGCTCGGCGGCTGGATCACCGACAGTTATAGCTGGCGCTGGATCTTCTACATCAACTTGCCCGTCGGCTTGCTCGCCACCATGATGTCGCAGTGGTTCATCTTCGACCCGCCCTACATCAAACGCTCGTCTGACGTCGTGGATTACTGGGGAATCGGCTTCTTAATCGTCGGCATTGGTTCACTTCAGGTCATGCTCGACAAGGGCCAGGAAGACGACTGGTTCGGCTCGCACTTCATCACCACCCTCGCCGTGCTCACGGTTGTCGGCTTGATCTTGTTCATCATGCGCGAACTCATGGCGGAGCACCCCATCGTAGACCTGCGTGTCTTTAGAGTGCGAACCTATGCCACCGGTGTCTTTCTCATGACGATTCTCGGCTTCGTGCTCTACGGCAGCACGGTGCTGATCCCCATCTGGCTACAAACACTCATGGGCTATAGCTCGCTCGAAGCCGGATTCGCCGTCCTCCCAAGAGGTCTCGGGTCGTTCCTCTTCATGCCTCTAGTCGGCGTGCTCATGGGATTTGTCGAGCCACGCAAGCTCTTAGCCACTGGCCTGATCACCGCCGGCGGCAGCCTCTACTTCTTATCGTTGTTGAATACCCAGGCCGGATATTGGGACTTCTTCTGGCCGCAACTCATCCAGGGCGCCGCCATGGGCCTCCTCTTCGTCCCGCTCACGACGATCACCAACGATCCCATCGCCCCCGAAAACATGGGCAACGCCACCAGCATCTTCAACCTCATGCGCAACATCGGCGGCAGCATCGGGATCGCCATGACGACCACGATCGTCGCGCGCAGCCAGCAGCTCCACTACAACAACCTCGTCCACAACATGAGCTCGTACAACCCCAAGGTCCAGCAAATGATGGCCGGCGCACGTGGCATGTTCATGTCGAAAGGCATGGACGCCCATTCCGCCGGCCTGCAGGCCTACCACTCCCTGTGGGGCATGGTCATGCAGCAGGCCATGATGCTCTCGTTCATCCGCGCCTTCCAAATCCTCTCCGGGCTCTTTTTCATTTGCCTCCCGCTAATCCTCCTAATGCGCAAACCCAAGCACAACGAAAAAGGCGGCGGAGGCATGGCCCACTAA
- a CDS encoding HlyD family secretion protein — protein sequence MPEVKNQELEKPKSAREEEHHDPETERPERPRSFFQRNPAARWIFLLVLIALIVGAVFVWRYYTVRESTDDAQIDGHLTPISSRVSGTVVTLNVTDNQVVNAGDLIVQLDPKDYEVALSRVKADLGDAIATAEGARTSVPITTISTGGSLDTAKANLAASKKDVDAASARVVEAQANYDKLSKDLERAKMLVQKDEISRQQYDSAVAAEQAAKATVDAAQAQFAASQSHVAQAQAQLQTAGTAPQQVLVSRSRVGSAEAQVQRQQAAVNQAQLNLGYTAVRAPANGIISNRTVEVGQTVSPGQPLAALIDLDDVWVTANFKEDQLKKMKIGQKVKIHVDAFDKDFDGHLDSFAGASGARFSLLPPENATGNYVKVVQRLPVKIVFEKGQDPQHMLRPGLSVVPTVLTDSK from the coding sequence GTGCCCGAAGTCAAGAATCAAGAACTAGAAAAACCGAAATCCGCGCGTGAAGAAGAGCACCACGATCCCGAGACCGAACGTCCCGAGCGTCCGCGCAGCTTCTTCCAGCGCAATCCCGCGGCGCGCTGGATCTTCCTGCTCGTCCTCATCGCCCTCATCGTCGGTGCAGTCTTCGTGTGGCGTTACTACACCGTTCGCGAGAGTACCGACGACGCCCAGATCGATGGCCACCTCACGCCCATCAGCTCGCGCGTAAGCGGCACCGTCGTCACCCTGAACGTCACGGACAATCAGGTGGTGAACGCCGGAGACCTCATCGTCCAGCTCGATCCCAAGGACTATGAAGTCGCGCTCTCCCGCGTGAAAGCCGATCTCGGCGATGCCATTGCCACCGCCGAAGGCGCTCGCACCAGCGTGCCGATCACCACCATCAGCACCGGTGGCAGCCTCGACACCGCAAAGGCGAACCTTGCTGCCTCAAAGAAGGACGTAGATGCTGCGTCGGCACGCGTCGTTGAAGCCCAGGCCAACTACGACAAGCTCTCCAAGGATCTCGAACGCGCCAAAATGCTCGTCCAGAAAGACGAGATCTCGCGTCAGCAGTACGACTCCGCCGTCGCCGCCGAACAGGCCGCGAAAGCCACGGTTGATGCCGCGCAGGCGCAGTTCGCCGCTTCGCAGAGCCACGTCGCGCAGGCGCAGGCCCAGCTCCAGACCGCCGGCACCGCGCCGCAACAGGTCCTGGTTTCGCGCTCCCGGGTTGGTTCTGCCGAGGCGCAGGTCCAGCGTCAGCAAGCCGCCGTCAACCAGGCGCAACTCAATCTTGGCTACACTGCGGTTCGCGCTCCTGCCAACGGCATCATCAGCAATCGCACCGTCGAAGTCGGCCAGACCGTTTCTCCTGGCCAGCCTCTCGCCGCGTTAATTGATCTTGACGACGTTTGGGTCACCGCAAACTTCAAAGAAGACCAGTTGAAGAAAATGAAGATCGGCCAGAAGGTCAAGATCCACGTCGATGCCTTCGACAAAGACTTCGACGGCCATCTCGACAGCTTCGCTGGCGCCAGCGGCGCGCGTTTCAGCCTGCTGCCACCGGAGAACGCAACTGGAAACTACGTCAAAGTCGTGCAGCGCCTGCCCGTGAAGATCGTCTTCGAAAAGGGCCAGGACCCGCAGCACATGCTCCGTCCCGGATTGTCGGTAGTCCCGACCGTCCTCACAGATTCGAAGTAA